One window of the Corynebacterium glutamicum ATCC 13032 genome contains the following:
- a CDS encoding nitrate/nitrite transporter, protein MTQLNTKGVVLQGWDPEDPEHWDSKIAWRTLWITTFSMIIGFCVWYLVSAIAPLLNRIGFDLSAGQLYWLASIPGLAGGLIRLIYMFLPPILGTRKLVGISSGLFLIPMFGWFLAVQDSSTPYWWLLTLAALTGIGGGVFSGYMPSTGYFFPKAKSGTALGIQAGIGNLGVSIIQFMGPWVMGFGLLGIGFLTPQRTIEGTTVFVHNAAIVLVPWTILAAVLSFLFLKDVPVTANFRQQIDIFGNKNTWILSIIYLMTFGAFAGFAAQFGLIINNNFGIASPMAETYPAEMLHAGATFAFLGPLIGALVRAAWGPLCDRFGGAIWTFVGGIGMTIATAAAAIFLSRAETPDDFWPFLWSMLALFFFTGLGNAGTFKQMPMILPKRQAGGVIGWTGAIGAFGPFIVGVLLSFTPTVAFFWGCVVFFIIATALTWIYYARPNAPFPG, encoded by the coding sequence GTGACACAACTCAACACCAAAGGCGTTGTTCTGCAAGGGTGGGATCCAGAAGATCCTGAACATTGGGACTCGAAAATTGCATGGCGAACCCTGTGGATTACCACCTTCTCCATGATTATTGGGTTCTGCGTGTGGTATTTGGTTTCTGCCATCGCTCCCCTACTCAATCGAATTGGATTTGATCTCTCAGCAGGTCAGCTTTATTGGCTCGCATCTATCCCCGGTTTGGCCGGCGGATTAATCCGATTGATTTACATGTTCCTTCCACCGATTCTTGGAACCCGCAAATTGGTCGGAATTTCCTCCGGTCTATTTTTGATCCCCATGTTTGGGTGGTTCCTGGCTGTCCAAGATTCAAGCACTCCCTACTGGTGGCTTCTCACACTCGCTGCACTCACTGGCATTGGTGGTGGCGTGTTCTCTGGATATATGCCGTCCACGGGATACTTCTTCCCCAAGGCAAAATCGGGCACTGCGCTGGGCATTCAGGCAGGTATCGGCAACCTCGGCGTCTCGATAATTCAGTTCATGGGCCCATGGGTCATGGGTTTCGGTCTGCTGGGCATTGGTTTCCTCACCCCGCAGCGCACCATTGAAGGCACCACGGTGTTTGTGCACAATGCTGCGATTGTGTTGGTCCCGTGGACTATTCTCGCGGCCGTTTTATCCTTCCTGTTTCTTAAAGATGTCCCAGTCACCGCAAATTTCCGGCAACAGATCGATATCTTTGGCAACAAGAACACATGGATTTTGTCCATTATCTACTTGATGACATTCGGTGCCTTCGCCGGTTTCGCCGCGCAGTTCGGTCTGATCATCAACAACAACTTCGGCATCGCTTCCCCGATGGCAGAGACTTATCCAGCTGAGATGCTTCACGCCGGTGCTACGTTCGCGTTTCTTGGACCTTTGATTGGTGCTTTGGTGCGTGCTGCATGGGGTCCACTGTGTGACAGATTCGGTGGAGCTATCTGGACCTTTGTCGGTGGCATCGGAATGACTATCGCCACTGCAGCTGCCGCAATCTTCCTAAGCAGAGCGGAGACACCTGATGATTTCTGGCCATTCCTGTGGTCCATGCTTGCCCTGTTCTTCTTCACCGGTCTGGGCAATGCTGGCACCTTCAAACAAATGCCCATGATTTTGCCTAAACGCCAAGCAGGTGGCGTGATCGGCTGGACCGGTGCCATTGGTGCCTTCGGCCCCTTCATTGTCGGTGTCTTGCTCTCCTTCACTCCAACTGTCGCGTTCTTCTGGGGCTGCGTGGTGTTCTTCATCATCGCCACCGCTTTGACCTGGATCTACTACGCCCGCCCGAACGCTCCATTCCCGGGATAA
- a CDS encoding MogA/MoaB family molybdenum cofactor biosynthesis protein, whose translation MPAQNKNLPGSVIVVSDRIKSGERIDKAGPVAVDLLQESGVEISTFTVVEEGFEPVHQELVKALARRDRVIITIGGTGVGPRNRTPEATEPHIDTLLPGLMTQILFSGLSNTAQAGLSRGLVGLSARDSTAALIVNAPSSSGGVRDALGVVCPLFGSIFERL comes from the coding sequence ATGCCCGCACAGAACAAAAACCTCCCAGGATCCGTCATCGTTGTGTCTGATCGGATTAAATCGGGAGAAAGAATTGATAAAGCAGGACCCGTAGCAGTAGACCTTCTTCAGGAATCAGGCGTGGAGATTTCCACATTCACCGTCGTGGAGGAGGGCTTTGAACCTGTCCATCAAGAATTGGTTAAGGCGTTGGCGCGCCGGGATCGCGTCATCATCACCATCGGCGGAACGGGCGTGGGGCCTAGAAATCGGACGCCGGAGGCCACAGAACCGCACATCGATACGCTACTGCCGGGTCTGATGACGCAGATTTTGTTCTCTGGACTGTCCAATACCGCGCAGGCGGGGTTATCTCGGGGGCTGGTGGGCTTGAGTGCTCGCGATTCCACGGCCGCGCTCATCGTCAACGCGCCGAGTTCTTCCGGGGGCGTGCGCGACGCGCTCGGGGTGGTCTGCCCGCTTTTCGGTTCCATTTTTGAGCGTCTTTAA
- a CDS encoding acid phosphatase, with protein sequence MRPSSRPLGLVLCTALASTIITVPAASAQEPALLDASAIAPHTASYGYYVDAWDTNVSTDLNPSSNAAVGVLEEMLELWTPGEEWNTGVKVDPTVLDSNIAQSVAISQQATDAQQERAWVIDRRNQNYTATDGLGAYADSYRETAQVGTTIPDVVPADATTVKYNDGGNVNGNWAETGGELGSTVDLIEAIRQHAATSNNAKAYYQYPRPYRWTESIEPEAWGEGVDMPEYANPLRKDESEAASDGGFPSGHTSAGGMATNGLAYAFPQQYDKLLMTAAEIGESRIQLGMHSPLDVIGGRVLSTAITAGALNDPNLDSVKAEAFDDAQAWISNQSDITTNTRDFDEQLAEYTNFLTFGFEQSGDTTQDMRVPKGAEALLETRLPYLDDEQRRWVLHSTGLESGFPVLDDAEGWGRLNLYAAQAGYSAFDTNVDVTMNAIDGGYNAKDNWQNDIEGAGSLTKNGSGELTLSGDNSYTGGTTITAGTLVAATESALGAGDLTINDGATLKITQPVTVDGTANLGGTLHVALPVGTNHVTVIDAASISGEFDEVIVDGAVDAQVSYDNGSVVITTGAPSDDVKETGSSAGGILAIVAALGGIAALIFGAFTQFGFPPAIKEMFDL encoded by the coding sequence ATGCGCCCCTCTTCCCGGCCACTTGGCCTCGTCCTATGCACCGCACTGGCATCAACGATCATCACCGTTCCCGCAGCGTCCGCCCAGGAGCCAGCGCTTCTCGATGCCTCCGCCATCGCCCCACATACCGCCAGCTACGGCTACTACGTTGATGCATGGGACACCAACGTTTCCACTGATCTGAATCCATCAAGTAATGCAGCTGTTGGCGTACTGGAGGAAATGCTTGAGCTGTGGACCCCAGGCGAAGAATGGAACACCGGCGTCAAGGTTGACCCCACCGTGCTGGATTCCAACATCGCACAGTCTGTGGCAATCTCCCAGCAGGCGACCGATGCTCAGCAAGAACGTGCTTGGGTTATTGATCGCCGCAACCAGAACTACACCGCAACCGACGGTCTTGGCGCATACGCAGATAGTTACCGCGAGACCGCACAGGTGGGCACCACCATCCCTGACGTTGTTCCAGCTGATGCCACCACCGTGAAGTACAACGATGGCGGCAATGTGAATGGCAATTGGGCAGAGACCGGTGGAGAACTCGGATCCACTGTTGATCTAATTGAAGCTATCCGTCAGCATGCCGCAACCAGCAACAATGCCAAGGCGTACTACCAATACCCACGCCCCTACCGCTGGACTGAATCCATCGAACCAGAAGCCTGGGGCGAGGGCGTTGACATGCCAGAGTATGCAAACCCACTGCGCAAGGATGAATCCGAAGCTGCCAGCGATGGCGGTTTCCCTTCCGGACACACCTCCGCAGGCGGCATGGCAACCAACGGCCTGGCTTACGCTTTCCCACAGCAATACGATAAACTGCTCATGACTGCAGCGGAAATCGGCGAAAGCCGCATCCAGCTGGGCATGCACTCTCCGCTTGATGTTATTGGCGGCCGTGTTCTATCCACCGCGATTACTGCAGGTGCACTTAATGATCCGAATCTCGACTCGGTGAAGGCTGAAGCCTTCGATGATGCTCAGGCATGGATCAGTAACCAGAGCGACATCACCACCAACACTCGCGATTTTGATGAGCAACTCGCCGAGTACACCAACTTCCTCACCTTCGGCTTCGAGCAGTCCGGCGACACCACCCAAGACATGCGCGTGCCAAAGGGAGCTGAGGCTCTGCTGGAAACCCGCCTTCCGTACCTTGATGACGAACAGCGCCGTTGGGTTCTACATTCCACTGGCCTCGAGTCCGGTTTCCCAGTACTTGATGATGCCGAAGGTTGGGGCCGTCTCAACCTCTACGCTGCCCAGGCTGGCTACAGTGCATTCGATACCAACGTTGACGTCACCATGAATGCCATCGACGGTGGCTACAACGCCAAAGACAACTGGCAAAACGACATCGAGGGCGCAGGATCCCTGACCAAGAACGGTTCCGGTGAACTCACCCTGTCAGGTGACAACTCCTACACCGGTGGAACCACCATCACCGCGGGCACCTTGGTTGCTGCAACTGAGTCAGCTCTGGGAGCAGGCGATCTCACCATCAACGATGGTGCAACCTTGAAGATCACCCAGCCTGTCACCGTGGATGGAACCGCAAACCTGGGAGGAACTCTGCACGTTGCCCTTCCTGTTGGCACCAACCACGTCACCGTGATCGATGCTGCATCAATTTCCGGTGAATTTGATGAGGTTATTGTTGATGGCGCAGTTGACGCTCAGGTGAGCTACGACAACGGCTCTGTCGTGATTACTACAGGCGCACCTTCTGATGACGTAAAGGAAACTGGCTCTTCTGCTGGCGGAATTCTTGCCATCGTGGCAGCCCTGGGTGGCATTGCAGCACTGATCTTCGGTGCATTCACCCAGTTTGGTTTCCCACCAGCAATCAAGGAAATGTTCGACCTTTAA
- a CDS encoding CNNM domain-containing protein, translating into MTEWYVVLPATILLIALSAFFVIIEFALLAARRNRLEETVETSRSSRAALRSLNELTLMLAGAQLGITMVTFALGAITKPWVHYALMPLFEWARIPLVMADVIAFILSLFIVTFLHLVIGEMAPKSWAIAHPETALRTIAIPARGFINLFRPLLQWINKMANDLVRKVGETPVDRAAAGGYDTDTLHALIEHSRETGALDQQSAAQISGIIKLDKITVGQTLTASPFTHSASATVAEVQAAAQRSGSLRVLIDAPSHLFPHVIHVRDTLGASPDEKASKWSRPILTVAETDTLHQALEYMREHNEQISAVLSADGKTVLGVITWDHILKYLWPASV; encoded by the coding sequence ATGACTGAATGGTATGTCGTTTTACCCGCCACTATTCTACTCATCGCGCTGTCTGCGTTTTTCGTCATCATTGAGTTCGCTTTGCTTGCAGCTAGGCGGAACCGGTTAGAGGAGACTGTGGAAACCTCGCGGTCTTCCCGCGCTGCGTTGCGAAGCCTCAATGAACTTACTCTCATGCTCGCGGGCGCGCAGTTGGGAATCACCATGGTGACTTTCGCGTTGGGTGCTATCACGAAGCCGTGGGTTCATTATGCTTTGATGCCGCTCTTCGAATGGGCGCGTATACCGCTGGTTATGGCAGATGTCATTGCGTTTATTTTGTCGCTGTTTATCGTAACGTTTCTGCACTTGGTCATCGGCGAAATGGCTCCGAAATCCTGGGCAATCGCGCATCCGGAGACGGCACTTCGAACTATCGCGATTCCCGCACGGGGCTTCATTAACCTGTTTCGTCCATTGCTGCAGTGGATCAACAAAATGGCGAACGATTTGGTCCGCAAAGTTGGTGAAACTCCCGTTGATCGAGCTGCAGCTGGTGGCTATGACACCGATACCCTCCATGCCCTCATTGAGCATTCCCGAGAAACTGGCGCTCTGGATCAGCAATCCGCCGCCCAAATCAGCGGAATTATCAAGCTGGATAAAATCACGGTCGGTCAAACCCTGACCGCATCTCCATTTACGCACAGCGCCAGCGCCACGGTTGCTGAGGTGCAAGCCGCAGCTCAGCGCAGTGGCAGCTTGCGTGTGCTTATCGACGCCCCCTCCCACCTTTTCCCACACGTCATTCATGTGCGAGACACCCTTGGTGCCTCGCCAGACGAGAAGGCTTCGAAGTGGTCTCGCCCAATCCTCACCGTTGCTGAGACCGACACGTTACACCAAGCGCTGGAATACATGCGGGAGCATAACGAGCAGATCAGTGCGGTGCTTTCCGCTGATGGGAAAACGGTGCTTGGTGTAATAACTTGGGATCACATCTTGAAATACCTGTGGCCTGCATCGGTGTAG
- a CDS encoding hemolysin family protein, translating to MLTAVLSLIAGLVVIGVIIVLNGYFVAQEFAYMSVDRNELRALADSGDKKARRALSITKRTSFMLSGAQLGITVTGLLVGFVAEPLVGNALGVLLGGVGVPAAVSISVGTVLALAISTVVQMIFGELFPKNYTLATPLKSALALAPSTTWYLKLAGWLITFFDFASNALLRLFRIEPVEDVDSSATAQDLPHIVASSRDSGVLNNSMSLSLDRLLDFPSHDVGHAMIPRSRVGVVDPETTIAEVKALMRKAHTRYPIIDDNHVPIGVINLIDILGTDIHGAEISDSAKVTEFMHQPVIVPEFMSLPDVVTELHNREDRLACVIDEYGGFIGIVTLEDLAEEVLGDINDEHDVFSSEDITETSPDKWLIDGDTPLDEVERAIGYELPEGDYETISGLLFDHANALLKTGDVIEIPLDFEPEDYLNNTSPTQRILRITVLEVERNVPVKLALALLEDHPDNHPAPKENR from the coding sequence TTGTTAACAGCTGTTTTGTCTTTAATTGCTGGTTTGGTGGTCATTGGGGTGATCATCGTCCTCAACGGATATTTTGTGGCTCAGGAATTTGCCTACATGTCCGTTGATCGAAATGAGCTGCGAGCTCTCGCTGACTCTGGAGATAAGAAGGCTCGTCGCGCTCTCAGCATCACTAAGCGCACATCCTTTATGCTTTCTGGTGCGCAATTGGGTATCACCGTCACCGGACTTTTGGTGGGTTTTGTGGCCGAACCTCTGGTGGGTAACGCGTTAGGTGTTCTGCTAGGAGGGGTGGGGGTTCCCGCTGCGGTGTCAATCTCTGTGGGCACTGTGTTGGCGCTAGCGATCTCCACGGTTGTCCAAATGATTTTTGGTGAACTCTTCCCTAAGAACTACACCCTTGCCACGCCGTTGAAGTCTGCGCTGGCGCTTGCGCCTTCGACCACGTGGTATTTGAAACTCGCTGGTTGGTTGATCACATTCTTTGATTTTGCATCCAACGCATTGCTTCGACTCTTTCGAATAGAGCCGGTGGAAGATGTTGATTCGTCTGCCACTGCACAAGACCTTCCGCATATTGTGGCGTCATCTAGGGATAGTGGCGTTTTAAATAATTCGATGTCTTTGTCGCTTGATCGATTGTTGGATTTCCCGTCGCATGATGTGGGTCATGCAATGATTCCGCGTTCGCGTGTGGGTGTGGTTGATCCGGAGACAACCATCGCTGAGGTTAAGGCCCTCATGAGGAAAGCGCATACGCGTTACCCCATCATCGATGACAACCATGTGCCCATTGGGGTGATCAATCTGATTGATATTCTTGGAACCGATATTCACGGCGCCGAAATTTCAGATTCCGCGAAAGTCACTGAGTTCATGCATCAGCCTGTGATCGTTCCAGAGTTTATGTCTTTGCCTGACGTGGTGACCGAACTGCACAATCGTGAAGACAGGCTTGCTTGCGTGATTGATGAATACGGTGGATTCATTGGCATTGTGACATTAGAAGATTTAGCTGAGGAAGTCCTCGGCGATATCAACGATGAGCACGATGTTTTCAGCTCTGAAGATATTACGGAAACGAGCCCTGACAAATGGCTAATTGATGGCGATACCCCTCTTGACGAGGTTGAGCGCGCCATCGGGTACGAGCTACCTGAAGGCGATTACGAGACGATTTCTGGACTGCTCTTTGACCATGCGAATGCCCTTCTAAAGACTGGGGATGTCATAGAAATACCTCTGGATTTTGAGCCAGAGGATTACCTGAACAACACCTCCCCTACGCAGCGTATTTTGCGCATCACTGTTTTAGAGGTAGAGCGAAACGTGCCTGTAAAACTGGCGCTCGCTCTGCTCGAAGACCACCCAGACAATCACCCCGCTCCGAAGGAGAATCGCTAA
- a CDS encoding molybdenum cofactor guanylyltransferase has protein sequence MNIIILAGGEGKRMGGVDKAAVAVDGRTLLDILLSQLDPEDDVVVVSPAIIDGITTVCEEPPLGGPVAGIEAGLNSFEHAHEFTAILAVDAPYSAAMLPLLQAQIGKADVAVTLAADGWVQPLCALWRSGSLEAVIHSLGETRNRPAKALLKQAGHIVEVGGDGTEKDYDTVAELEVLGNVTLPKAH, from the coding sequence ATGAATATCATCATTCTTGCTGGTGGCGAGGGTAAACGCATGGGTGGGGTGGATAAGGCTGCTGTGGCGGTGGATGGTCGCACGCTGCTGGATATCCTGCTTTCACAGCTGGATCCAGAAGATGACGTCGTGGTGGTTTCCCCCGCGATCATCGACGGAATCACGACTGTCTGCGAGGAACCTCCGCTTGGCGGGCCGGTCGCGGGAATCGAGGCAGGGCTGAATTCTTTTGAGCACGCCCATGAATTCACTGCGATTCTTGCCGTGGACGCGCCTTATTCTGCAGCGATGCTGCCCCTACTTCAGGCACAGATTGGCAAAGCCGATGTGGCCGTAACCCTTGCTGCCGATGGCTGGGTACAACCGTTGTGCGCGCTGTGGAGAAGTGGCAGCCTAGAAGCGGTGATTCACAGCCTGGGCGAGACTAGAAATCGACCGGCAAAAGCGTTACTGAAGCAAGCGGGACACATTGTGGAAGTGGGTGGCGATGGCACTGAAAAAGACTACGATACGGTGGCTGAACTGGAGGTATTGGGCAACGTAACGCTCCCTAAAGCCCACTGA
- a CDS encoding molybdopterin molybdotransferase MoeA, with the protein MAQQRSVDDYLSILIDSVAPLPPVKTPILGAHPLSHLAEDVVATIPIPKFTNSAVDGYAILKEDIHGSGPWTFLVGGDTPAGSAPASINNGKAIRVMTGGPVPSTNKDMIVVPVELTNAPVDHSLPTEITINELPGERNNIRHAGEHLKEGEIAVAAGTAFDAGTVSTVISVGHDTVKAHPCPRVAVITTGDELNQGNPWGIPNSNGPMLVAELKRVGIKDPQHFHSDDSETALRETLDKAAEVADVIITVGGISAGAFDVVKAVGTKTGGFEFFPIAMKPGKPQGHGQWGDAKVVCLPGNPVAAWVSFRLFVVPVIERLGGGKRLASISELPVVALRSNRALKAREGAVLAIPVAIDWEKRMANSQAHRSHMVGALAGSGGIALVTSSIAEDGLVDVVLGRM; encoded by the coding sequence GTGGCACAGCAACGCAGCGTCGATGACTATCTTTCCATTTTGATAGACAGCGTCGCACCGCTTCCGCCAGTAAAAACCCCTATCCTCGGCGCGCATCCGTTAAGTCACCTTGCAGAGGATGTTGTCGCGACAATTCCTATCCCGAAATTTACTAATTCTGCTGTTGATGGTTACGCCATTTTGAAAGAAGACATCCATGGCAGCGGGCCGTGGACATTTCTTGTGGGCGGTGATACTCCGGCGGGTTCTGCGCCGGCGAGCATTAATAATGGAAAAGCCATCCGTGTGATGACAGGTGGACCCGTCCCATCCACCAACAAGGACATGATCGTGGTTCCAGTGGAGCTCACCAATGCTCCGGTGGATCACTCGCTTCCTACAGAAATCACGATCAATGAGCTACCAGGTGAGAGGAATAATATTCGCCATGCTGGTGAGCATCTTAAAGAAGGCGAAATTGCGGTTGCTGCGGGGACGGCATTTGATGCGGGTACTGTGTCGACGGTGATTTCAGTTGGCCATGACACTGTAAAAGCCCATCCTTGCCCTCGGGTTGCGGTGATCACTACCGGTGATGAGCTAAACCAGGGAAATCCCTGGGGTATCCCTAATTCCAATGGGCCGATGCTGGTTGCGGAGCTAAAACGCGTGGGGATTAAGGATCCGCAGCATTTCCATTCCGATGATTCTGAGACTGCATTGAGGGAGACGCTCGATAAGGCTGCAGAGGTTGCGGATGTGATCATCACTGTGGGTGGGATCTCGGCGGGCGCGTTCGATGTGGTCAAAGCCGTGGGAACTAAGACTGGTGGTTTTGAATTCTTCCCCATTGCGATGAAGCCGGGTAAACCGCAAGGTCATGGGCAGTGGGGCGACGCAAAAGTGGTGTGTCTGCCGGGAAACCCGGTGGCGGCGTGGGTTAGTTTTAGGCTCTTTGTTGTTCCGGTAATTGAGAGATTAGGGGGTGGAAAGAGGCTGGCGTCGATAAGCGAACTCCCTGTGGTGGCGCTGCGCTCGAACCGGGCGCTGAAGGCGCGGGAGGGCGCCGTATTGGCGATACCGGTGGCGATTGATTGGGAGAAAAGAATGGCAAATTCTCAGGCACATCGATCCCATATGGTCGGTGCACTGGCTGGAAGTGGCGGTATTGCACTGGTGACTTCGTCGATTGCCGAGGACGGTCTGGTTGATGTTGTGCTGGGGAGAATGTAA
- the moaA gene encoding GTP 3',8-cyclase MoaA, whose translation MTTRLYLSPTPPRNDREGASKSTSASIKHDAYLPPADGNRVLVDRFGRIARDLRVSLTDRCNLRCTYCMPAEGLEWLPTEQTLNDAEVLRLIRIAVVKLGIRQIRFTGGEPLLRKNLEDIIAGTAALRTDEGEKVHIALTTNGLGLDKRIAGLKEAGLDRVNISLDTIDAERYVSLTRRDRLSGVLASIDAAVAAGLHPVKINAVVMPGVNEVDIVPLAEYCISKGSQLRFIEQMPLGPREQWKRGDMVTAEEILARLEEKFTLSPAKEPRGAAPAALWNVVDKSNPDITGQIGIIASVTHPFCGDCDRSRLTTDGTIRNCLFSRTETPLRDALRDGASDDELAQLWAGAMWEKKPGHGIDDEGFLQPDRPMSAIGG comes from the coding sequence ATGACTACTCGCCTTTATCTTTCGCCAACGCCGCCCCGAAATGATCGGGAGGGGGCGTCGAAAAGCACTTCTGCGAGCATCAAACATGATGCGTACCTGCCACCCGCAGACGGCAATCGCGTGCTTGTGGACAGATTCGGACGCATCGCGCGTGACCTGCGGGTGTCACTGACCGACCGATGCAACCTCCGCTGCACCTATTGCATGCCCGCGGAGGGTTTAGAGTGGCTGCCCACCGAGCAGACGCTTAACGACGCCGAGGTGCTGCGACTCATCCGCATTGCGGTGGTTAAGCTGGGCATTCGTCAAATTCGATTCACCGGCGGCGAGCCTTTACTGCGGAAAAATTTGGAAGACATCATCGCCGGCACCGCAGCCCTGCGCACCGACGAAGGCGAAAAAGTTCACATCGCTCTCACCACCAACGGCCTTGGCCTAGACAAACGCATCGCAGGACTGAAAGAAGCTGGTCTTGACCGGGTCAATATTTCACTCGACACCATCGACGCCGAACGCTACGTCTCGCTAACCAGGCGTGATCGATTGTCCGGTGTGTTGGCGTCCATCGATGCCGCTGTTGCCGCTGGCCTTCACCCAGTGAAGATCAACGCCGTGGTCATGCCTGGGGTCAATGAAGTAGATATCGTCCCCCTTGCGGAATACTGCATTTCCAAAGGCTCCCAACTGCGATTCATCGAACAAATGCCACTTGGCCCGCGCGAGCAGTGGAAACGCGGCGATATGGTCACAGCCGAAGAAATCCTGGCGCGCCTGGAAGAAAAATTCACCTTATCCCCCGCCAAGGAACCCCGAGGAGCTGCACCTGCTGCGCTGTGGAATGTGGTAGATAAATCCAACCCTGATATCACTGGACAAATCGGCATCATCGCCTCGGTGACGCACCCATTTTGCGGAGATTGCGATCGCTCCCGCCTCACCACCGACGGCACCATCCGAAACTGCCTTTTCTCCCGCACTGAAACTCCCCTACGTGACGCGCTTCGCGACGGCGCCTCCGACGATGAGCTCGCGCAACTGTGGGCAGGCGCCATGTGGGAGAAGAAACCCGGCCATGGCATCGACGATGAAGGCTTCCTCCAACCAGATCGCCCCATGTCTGCCATCGGTGGCTAG